In the genome of Candidatus Hydrogenedentota bacterium, the window ACGGCGAGCGCAAGGTTGAGGGCTTCAGTTCCGATATCGTCACCGACATCGCGCTGGACTTCATGGCGAGAGAGGACAACAGGCCCTTCCTGATATCCCTCCACTTCTGGGCGCCCCACGCCAACGCGAACAAGAATGAAGACGGCGATCGCACGTGGATGCCCCTGCATGACGAGGATTGGAACTTGTTCAAGGACCTCAAGCCTACGCTGCCCGAGCCGCGTCACCCCGATCTCGATGTGCCGCGTGCGGAGCGCATGACCCGGGAGTATCTGGCCAGTGTACATAGCGTGGATAGAAATCTGGGTCGAATTCTGGGGGCGCTCGATAAGCAGGGGCTTGCCGACAACACGCTCATCGTGTTTACTTCCGACCACGGTTACAACCTGGCTCACCACGGGATCTGGCACAAGGGCAATGGCTGGTGGCTGTTAAAAGACAAGCAGAGCACACGGACCAATTTGTGGGATACCTCCGTGCGCGCACCGGCCATTCTGCGCTGGCCTGCGGGCATTGCTCCGGGCACGACGGTGACACGCACGACCTCAAACCTCGACTGGTTTCCAAGCCTGTTGTCCCTGGCGGGCGTGAGTATGCCCGAAGGTAGTCTCCTGCGCGGACAGGACTTTGCGCCGCTCCTGAAGGGGGAGTTCCCCCCTTGGCGCGATGATTTTTTCATCCAGTATGACCAGCGCGAGAACAACGAGGGCGCGGGCAACCTGCGGGGATATCGCACCCCGGACTGGAAACTCATCCGCGACTTTCGCAACACCGGCAGGGACGAACTCTACCACCTCGCGACGGATCCAGGGGAATTGAACAACCTGATTGGCTCCCAGGATCCGGAAGTGAGGTCGGCGCTGGCTTCGCTGCAGATCT includes:
- a CDS encoding sulfatase-like hydrolase/transferase, giving the protein MLRDAGYRTAHIGKWHVGARDESHPRVFGYDYFAGWRHGAMVSKDPVVEFPDGERKVEGFSSDIVTDIALDFMAREDNRPFLISLHFWAPHANANKNEDGDRTWMPLHDEDWNLFKDLKPTLPEPRHPDLDVPRAERMTREYLASVHSVDRNLGRILGALDKQGLADNTLIVFTSDHGYNLAHHGIWHKGNGWWLLKDKQSTRTNLWDTSVRAPAILRWPAGIAPGTTVTRTTSNLDWFPSLLSLAGVSMPEGSLLRGQDFAPLLKGEFPPWRDDFFIQYDQRENNEGAGNLRGYRTPDWKLIRDFRNTGRDELYHLATDPGELNNLIGSQDPEVRSALASLQISLEASMAAIGDGAGLASGE